In Janthinobacterium rivuli, a single genomic region encodes these proteins:
- the panC gene encoding pantoate--beta-alanine ligase, whose product MKIISDIEELRDQLSGQLRTAFVPTMGNLHEGHLSLMRLARKHGDPVVASIFVNRLQFGPNEDFEKYPRTMAADIAKLEKEGVYVLFAPTEKELYPEPQEYRVRPPDDLGNTLEGEFRPGFFEGVCTVVTKLFSCVGPRVAVFGKKDYQQLMIIRNMARQFALPTEIIAAETYRADDGLALSSRNMYLSESERAEAPELYKGLNFVAEEVRKGNLAVGELEQAAMQLLDGRGWKSDYIAVRKRANLQAPSAAELAAGEPLVVLAAAKLGQTRLIDNLEI is encoded by the coding sequence ATGAAAATTATTTCCGACATCGAAGAATTGCGCGACCAGCTCAGCGGACAGCTGCGCACGGCGTTCGTCCCTACCATGGGCAACCTGCATGAAGGCCATCTGTCGCTGATGCGTCTGGCGCGCAAGCATGGCGACCCCGTCGTCGCCTCGATCTTCGTGAACCGCCTGCAATTCGGCCCGAACGAAGACTTCGAAAAATATCCGCGCACCATGGCCGCCGACATCGCCAAGCTGGAAAAGGAAGGCGTGTACGTGCTGTTCGCGCCGACGGAAAAGGAACTGTACCCGGAACCGCAGGAATACCGCGTGCGCCCGCCCGATGACCTGGGCAATACGCTGGAAGGCGAATTCCGCCCCGGCTTCTTTGAAGGCGTGTGCACGGTCGTCACCAAGCTGTTTTCGTGCGTGGGTCCGCGCGTGGCCGTGTTCGGCAAGAAGGATTACCAGCAGCTGATGATCATCCGCAACATGGCGCGCCAGTTCGCGCTGCCAACGGAAATCATCGCCGCAGAAACGTACCGCGCGGACGATGGCCTGGCCTTATCGTCGCGCAATATGTATCTGTCGGAAAGCGAACGCGCGGAAGCGCCGGAACTGTACAAGGGACTTAATTTCGTGGCCGAAGAAGTGCGCAAGGGTAACCTGGCCGTCGGCGAACTGGAACAGGCAGCCATGCAGTTGCTGGACGGCCGCGGCTGGAAATCGGACTACATCGCCGTGCGCAAGCGCGCCAACCTGCAAGCGCCTAGCGCCGCCGAGCTGGCCGCCGGCGAACCGCTGGTGGTGCTGGCTGCCGCCAAGCTGGGGCAGACGCGACTCATCGACAACCTGGAAATTTAA
- a CDS encoding DUF3460 family protein gives MKLPAKHNNYVSDHTLFIAELKAKNPGMEAGQQAGRALLWDKPAVSIDEQERQLASAVKQQAYVYQNKN, from the coding sequence ATGAAACTGCCTGCAAAACACAACAACTACGTATCCGACCACACCTTGTTCATCGCCGAACTGAAGGCCAAGAACCCTGGCATGGAGGCGGGCCAGCAAGCGGGCCGCGCCCTGCTGTGGGACAAGCCGGCCGTCAGCATCGATGAGCAGGAACGCCAGCTGGCGTCAGCCGTCAAGCAACAGGCTTACGTTTACCAGAACAAGAACTAA
- a CDS encoding GNAT family N-acetyltransferase — MNIVVREATNADAQLMAELTRAAWAGKVAASSSGHHETAQQVEEQLRHGGGFLLLIDDIPAGSLRWMPLDSDPAIWKISRMGVLPAYRGSHVSQHLLEAIIHHGLSCQAEELRLAVRRDQRKLIDFYAAFEFDLAEELEYSHANPAEPAPMVMRRLLRY; from the coding sequence ATGAATATCGTGGTGCGCGAAGCAACAAATGCCGATGCACAACTGATGGCCGAGCTGACCCGCGCCGCGTGGGCCGGCAAGGTGGCCGCCTCGTCCAGTGGACACCACGAGACGGCGCAGCAAGTGGAAGAGCAATTGCGCCACGGCGGCGGTTTTCTGTTGCTGATCGACGACATTCCAGCCGGTTCGCTGCGCTGGATGCCGCTCGACAGCGATCCCGCCATCTGGAAGATTTCACGCATGGGCGTACTGCCCGCCTACCGGGGCAGCCACGTTTCGCAGCATTTACTGGAAGCCATCATTCATCACGGCCTGTCGTGCCAGGCCGAGGAATTGCGCCTGGCCGTGCGGCGCGACCAGCGCAAGCTGATCGATTTTTATGCGGCCTTCGAATTCGACCTGGCCGAAGAACTGGAATATTCGCACGCCAACCCCGCCGAACCGGCGCCGATGGTGATGCGGCGTTTGCTGCGTTATTGA
- a CDS encoding segregation and condensation protein A: MLPEESAVTPEADASGAGAVIESLPPVAEGDGSGDPATSATAVTDAAPAADPLGIARLYGEPMLRMPTDLYIPPDALEIFLEAFEGPLDLLLYLIRKQNFNILDIPMAQVTLQYLKYVDQIRVRNLELAAEYLLMAAMLIEIKSRMLLPSRKSDVEEDGGDPRAELVRRLLEYEQIKLAAYDLNAIPQFERDFVRTQIFIEQSLTPTWPDVEPVDLQQAWLDVLKRAKLTQHHRISRQELSVREHMSSILRHLQSSRFVEFSELFDIAGGVPVVVVNFVALLELAKETLIEITQAEPFAPIYVRLAYSPA; this comes from the coding sequence ATGTTGCCTGAAGAGTCTGCAGTCACGCCGGAAGCCGACGCTTCCGGTGCCGGCGCAGTCATCGAGTCGCTCCCACCTGTCGCTGAAGGCGACGGCAGCGGCGACCCTGCAACATCGGCCACGGCAGTAACGGACGCGGCGCCGGCCGCCGACCCGCTGGGCATCGCCCGCCTGTATGGCGAGCCGATGCTGCGCATGCCGACGGATTTGTACATTCCGCCGGACGCGCTGGAAATCTTCCTCGAAGCCTTCGAAGGCCCGCTCGACTTGCTGCTCTACCTGATCCGCAAGCAAAATTTCAACATTCTCGATATTCCGATGGCGCAGGTGACCCTGCAATATCTGAAATATGTCGACCAGATCCGCGTGCGCAACCTGGAACTGGCCGCCGAGTACTTGCTGATGGCGGCCATGCTGATCGAGATCAAGTCGCGCATGCTCTTGCCATCGCGCAAGAGCGACGTCGAGGAAGATGGCGGCGACCCCCGCGCCGAACTGGTGCGCCGCCTGCTCGAATACGAGCAGATCAAGCTGGCCGCCTACGACCTGAACGCCATCCCGCAGTTCGAGCGCGATTTCGTGCGCACGCAGATTTTCATCGAGCAAAGCCTGACGCCCACCTGGCCCGACGTGGAACCGGTGGACTTGCAGCAGGCGTGGCTCGACGTGCTGAAACGCGCCAAGCTGACCCAGCATCACCGCATCAGCCGCCAGGAACTGTCCGTGCGCGAGCACATGTCGAGCATCCTGCGCCATTTGCAGTCGTCGCGCTTCGTCGAGTTCAGCGAGCTGTTCGACATTGCCGGCGGCGTGCCCGTAGTGGTGGTCAACTTCGTGGCCCTGCTGGAACTGGCCAAGGAAACCCTGATCGAGATCACGCAGGCAGAACCGTTTGCACCCATCTACGTCCGGCTGGCCTATTCACCCGCCTGA
- a CDS encoding IS1595 family transposase, with the protein MQPAEWIRFIAQFAQLNRRQRQAGIALLCGNGPHDVTVTLLENATQARLGCPACQSCHLHRHGHAHGLQRYRCVSCGRTFNALTGTPLAHLRHKSLWLDYADCLLDSRSVRQAAQQLGLHRNTTFRWRHRFLSVAKTDRPHCLHGIAEADELYVLESEKGSRQMTRPARRRGGHAHQRGISNEQVCILVARDRTGQTLDFVTGKGALTKAQLHHSLLPVIDKDVLLVTDGHAAYLAFAKEAGISHQAVNLRAGIRVRGAAHVQNVNAYHSRLRAWLRPFHGVATRYLPNYLGWRWILDARRIRSSETLLKATLGAFPHLTVT; encoded by the coding sequence ATGCAGCCAGCCGAATGGATACGCTTTATCGCGCAGTTTGCGCAGTTGAACCGACGCCAGCGGCAGGCAGGAATAGCCTTGCTGTGTGGCAATGGGCCACACGATGTGACCGTCACGCTGCTTGAAAACGCTACGCAAGCACGCCTGGGGTGTCCCGCCTGCCAATCGTGTCACCTGCACCGGCATGGCCATGCGCACGGCCTGCAGCGCTACCGCTGTGTATCCTGTGGGCGCACATTCAATGCCTTGACGGGCACGCCGCTGGCGCACTTGCGCCATAAATCGCTGTGGCTCGACTATGCGGATTGCCTGCTTGATTCCAGGTCGGTACGCCAGGCCGCTCAGCAGTTGGGACTGCACCGCAACACCACGTTTCGCTGGCGACACCGTTTTCTCAGCGTAGCAAAGACGGACCGGCCGCATTGTCTGCATGGCATTGCCGAGGCCGATGAACTCTACGTGCTGGAATCAGAAAAGGGATCCAGGCAAATGACGCGTCCGGCGCGCCGCCGTGGCGGCCATGCCCATCAGCGCGGCATTTCCAATGAACAGGTTTGCATCCTGGTGGCGCGCGACCGTACTGGGCAGACCCTCGATTTCGTCACGGGCAAAGGGGCGTTGACGAAGGCACAGCTGCATCATTCGCTGCTACCCGTTATCGACAAGGACGTGCTGCTGGTGACCGACGGTCATGCCGCCTATCTGGCTTTTGCGAAGGAAGCGGGCATCAGCCACCAAGCAGTCAACTTGCGCGCTGGCATCCGTGTGCGAGGGGCCGCCCACGTGCAGAACGTCAATGCCTATCACAGCCGCTTGCGCGCATGGCTACGGCCCTTTCACGGCGTGGCGACGCGCTACCTGCCGAACTACCTGGGCTGGCGCTGGATACTCGACGCCAGGCGCATCCGTTCATCGGAAACGTTATTGAAAGCAACGTTGGGCGCATTCCCACACTTGACGGTGACATAG
- the metG gene encoding methionine--tRNA ligase, translating into MTRKLFVTTALPYANAAFHIGHIMEYIQADIWVRFQRMQRDGAADREVHFVGADDTHGTPIMIAAEKEGITPQQFVANIAAGRAQYLDGFHIAFDNWYSTDSPENVDLSQSIYRKLRDTGLIVTKTVDRFFDPVKGMFLADRNIKGECPKCGAKNQYGDNCEVCGAAYQPTDLVNPFSVFTNATPVMKPSEQYFFKLSDPRCFEFLKDWLNTPGRLQPEMVNKVSEWLGEAGEKLADWDISRDAPYFGIPIPDAPGKFFYVWMDAPVGYLASLKNYCDKKGIDFDAFLNDPSTEQIHFIGKDIVSFHLLFWPAMLKFANHPVIDKLKVNVHGFLTVNNEKMSKSRGTGISPLRYLDLGMNPEWLRYYIAFKLNSKVEDLDFNGEDFVARVNSDLIGKYVNIASRCAGFIAKRFDGKLASTLSEGAQSWINRALTVDVNGVIVERQASIAAHFENREFGKALREIMEIADITNQYVDENKPWILAKDAEKTAELHDVCTTALILFRQLTILLSPVLPGVAKNVASFLNDAEFTWADTQVFGDAVSNSMLGRTIGAYSHLMTRMDAKMIEALFDAPQAAAAIAAPAGDAANDAVSAAPAAAAIEELAPEIKIDDFLKVDLRIAKIVNCELVDGSDKLLRLTLDAGEGRLRNVFSGIRSAYQPEELVGKLTVLVANLAPRKMKFGISEGMVMAASSADEKANPGIYILNPWPGAEPGMRIR; encoded by the coding sequence ATGACTCGCAAGCTGTTCGTCACCACTGCCCTGCCTTACGCAAACGCCGCTTTTCACATTGGCCACATCATGGAATACATCCAGGCCGATATCTGGGTCCGGTTCCAGCGAATGCAACGCGATGGCGCAGCCGACCGTGAAGTGCACTTTGTGGGCGCCGACGATACGCATGGCACGCCCATCATGATCGCCGCCGAAAAGGAAGGCATCACGCCGCAGCAATTCGTCGCCAACATCGCGGCCGGCCGCGCCCAGTACCTCGACGGCTTCCATATCGCCTTCGACAACTGGTATTCGACCGACTCGCCTGAAAACGTCGACCTGTCGCAATCGATCTACCGCAAGTTGCGCGATACGGGCCTGATCGTCACGAAAACCGTCGACCGCTTCTTCGATCCGGTCAAGGGCATGTTCCTGGCCGACCGCAACATCAAGGGCGAATGCCCGAAATGCGGTGCCAAGAACCAGTACGGCGACAATTGCGAAGTGTGCGGCGCCGCCTACCAGCCAACCGACCTGGTCAACCCGTTCTCCGTGTTTACCAACGCGACGCCCGTGATGAAGCCGTCGGAACAGTATTTCTTCAAGCTGTCCGACCCGCGCTGCTTCGAATTCCTGAAAGATTGGCTCAATACGCCAGGCCGCTTGCAGCCGGAAATGGTCAACAAGGTCAGCGAATGGCTGGGCGAAGCCGGTGAAAAGCTGGCCGACTGGGATATTTCGCGCGATGCGCCCTACTTCGGCATCCCGATTCCTGATGCACCTGGTAAATTCTTCTATGTGTGGATGGATGCGCCCGTCGGTTACCTGGCCAGCCTGAAAAACTATTGCGACAAGAAAGGCATCGATTTCGACGCCTTCCTGAATGACCCGTCGACGGAACAGATCCACTTCATCGGCAAGGACATCGTTTCCTTCCACTTGCTGTTCTGGCCCGCCATGCTGAAGTTCGCCAATCACCCGGTGATCGACAAACTGAAAGTCAACGTACACGGCTTCCTGACGGTCAACAACGAAAAAATGTCGAAGTCGCGCGGCACGGGCATCTCGCCGCTGCGCTACCTGGACCTGGGCATGAACCCGGAATGGCTGCGCTACTACATCGCCTTCAAGCTGAACTCGAAAGTGGAAGACCTGGACTTCAACGGCGAAGACTTTGTCGCCCGCGTGAACAGCGACCTGATCGGCAAGTACGTGAACATCGCCAGCCGCTGCGCCGGCTTCATCGCCAAGCGTTTCGACGGCAAACTGGCGTCGACGCTGTCGGAAGGCGCGCAAAGCTGGATCAACCGCGCCCTGACGGTGGACGTCAACGGCGTCATCGTCGAGCGCCAGGCCAGCATCGCCGCGCACTTCGAGAACCGCGAATTCGGCAAGGCCTTGCGCGAAATCATGGAAATCGCCGACATCACCAACCAGTATGTCGATGAAAACAAGCCGTGGATTTTGGCCAAGGACGCCGAAAAGACGGCGGAACTGCACGACGTGTGCACCACGGCCCTGATCCTGTTCCGCCAGCTGACGATTTTGCTGTCGCCGGTCCTGCCGGGCGTGGCCAAGAACGTGGCCTCGTTCCTCAACGACGCAGAATTTACTTGGGCCGACACGCAAGTGTTCGGCGACGCCGTCTCGAACAGCATGCTGGGCCGCACCATCGGCGCCTACAGCCATTTGATGACGCGCATGGATGCGAAGATGATCGAAGCGCTGTTCGACGCGCCGCAAGCGGCCGCCGCCATTGCCGCACCGGCCGGCGACGCCGCGAATGACGCAGTATCCGCTGCTCCGGCCGCAGCCGCCATCGAGGAACTGGCGCCCGAAATCAAGATCGACGACTTCCTCAAGGTCGACCTGCGCATCGCGAAAATCGTCAATTGCGAACTGGTGGACGGTTCCGACAAGCTGCTGCGCCTGACCCTCGATGCGGGCGAAGGCCGTCTGCGTAACGTATTCTCGGGCATCCGCTCGGCTTACCAGCCGGAAGAATTGGTCGGCAAGCTGACCGTGCTGGTGGCCAATCTGGCGCCGCGCAAGATGAAGTTCGGCATTTCCGAAGGCATGGTCATGGCCGCATCGAGCGCAGACGAGAAGGCCAATCCAGGCATCTACATCCTGAACCCGTGGCCGGGCGCCGAACCTGGCATGCGCATCCGTTAA